CCACAGCATCAACCACTTGCTGTTTGAGTAATTCAGCCTGACGCACTCCCGCTCGAAATGCTTGCTGGGCAGTTTGCAAAGCACGATATAGTACCGTTGCTGCCCGACGTTGATTTGCATCTAAATATTGATTCCGCGAACTAAGCGCCAAACCATCCTCAGCCCTAACGATCGGGCAGTCTAAAATTTGCACTGGAAAATTTAGCTCACTTACCATCCGCCGCAGAATCGCCAACTGCTGGGCATCCTTCTGACCAAAATAAGCACGATCGGGCTGCACAATATGCAATAGCTTCGTCACGATCGTGGCCACACCATTAAAATGTCCCGGTCGCGTCATCCCCTCCATTGGCTGAGTAATCCTGACAGGCGGAATTACCTGGGTCACGTCAGAAGCGGCCGAGGTATTTGCGCGAACAGTGGTAGGCAGCAGTTCATCTGGTGCAGGCATAAACATGACATCTACGCCCAACTGCTCACATGCCTGGCGATCCTGTTCAAAATCGCGTGGATAATGCTCAAAATCTTCAGTGGGGGCAAATTGCAACGGGTTCACGAAAATACTCACCACAACCAGATCGCAATCCTGCCTTGCTTTGCGAATTAAGCTGGCATGACCAGCATGGAGGGCTCCCATCGTCGGCACCAGGCCAACTAATTGATTGGATTGATTGGTAGATTGCTCAGAATTATTAGAATTATCAGAATTATTAGAGCGATCGCTCGATATTGATCGATTGCGATAGAGTGATAAAAAACAGCGTAAGCCTGCGATCGTTGTAAAAGTAAAAAGTTTGCCCATCTGCTCCGGTCTTATTGCTTGGTCAGGTAGTCTTGGATCAAGAAGCTTCAGCTAGGCGATCGAGACTAACTTGTCTCCCCCAGATAACCCCCAGATAACCCCAATCTAAATCTACCCCAAAGTAAATTTAAATTGAATAACGTTCCTCTAGCCAGGGATCGCCACGATGATGATAGCCATTGCGCTCCCAAAAACCCAGTTGCCGTTCGGTGGTGAACTCCAAACCATTCACCCATTTAGCACTTTTCCAAGCATAGAGGTGCGGCACCACCAATCGCATTGGCCCACCATGCTCAGCGGGTAGGGGTTGATGGTCGAGTTGATGGGCAAAAAAATTATCTGGCCGCATAAATTCAGCGATCGCCAGGTTGGTCGTATAGCCGCCGTAACAATGAATCAATACATGTTTAGCATTAGCGGGCAATTCAAGCTGAGCCATGAAATCAGTTACCCTGATGCCCCGCCAGGTAACATCCAGCTTTGACCAGGTGGTTACACAATGGAAATCAGCGGTGAAGTCACTCTGTGGCAGATTGAGCATATCTTGCCAGCTAAACAACCTCGGCTTAACTTCCCCCCATATCTTCAACTGCCAGTCTTCCATACTAACTTCTGGAGTTGGACCATAGGTCAACACTGGAAAACCCCTGGTTAGATGCTGTCCCTGGGGAACGCGATCGTTATTGCTGACAGGCATAGCGTTCATGATTGATCTTGTAATTAAACATTAAC
The sequence above is a segment of the Pseudanabaena sp. PCC 7367 genome. Coding sequences within it:
- a CDS encoding sulfite oxidase-like oxidoreductase; this encodes MPVSNNDRVPQGQHLTRGFPVLTYGPTPEVSMEDWQLKIWGEVKPRLFSWQDMLNLPQSDFTADFHCVTTWSKLDVTWRGIRVTDFMAQLELPANAKHVLIHCYGGYTTNLAIAEFMRPDNFFAHQLDHQPLPAEHGGPMRLVVPHLYAWKSAKWVNGLEFTTERQLGFWERNGYHHRGDPWLEERYSI